In a genomic window of Zootoca vivipara chromosome 5, rZooViv1.1, whole genome shotgun sequence:
- the ARHGEF5 gene encoding rho guanine nucleotide exchange factor 5 isoform X2 produces the protein MESEEIKGEDPFPSATHKFHESSNPAPARRHRDVTEFFTRSDVSEERVAVTAEDKKNSFSQALPLLFVMEEQIWGRFPNPAERETSVGLERVQRDPEDWGGFSEQENILNIQTVTLEDNKEAPLDPHQRELEAAHSLSDHESSLFSTATLEQISSIPSEVAVGEIKGETLVLGFSQALNPRDAFSQTLCEETHLSGTFSAIEESASDYPLVSHDVSEHHQNAELSKGRSDENHSSELESQYELEKSHMPNMEVTWEIDEKMPFKTEGAGEEGKVRELKGQREGVKSSALFQLSFEFSKGGEIHLDVQQPKPNEILSLPDSSRVDNHSDIGEEVEELGQNSFICTVLHLEEEEDGIGGSKNCSLKETVKTKHATGCDEAESSQVSKSLESGSAELEAPELVDTELNEECLEWKGMEKEVETEQNNLELGHKGQEQQDCCVHIRQASKQGAEREITAPLGLNALQMNLDLPDLNKNCSLVEAEAFNFTFKELSSPNHGPQWTQDSGNPQIAKARAMSVSEGIPVCESPRAQAPTCPGSRQLESSGIFDQVGHNSQGSEQPPGEDRSAIEREGSECGGEETSVASLDGEGRPPPCRDLVGSPDSQIHLYDSQPVGHPVDGEIHITASSLGASTEADSLEEGAGKRARDGTVVPCEESESIQEPENQNLLKPGADTLCTEQQTLISESPCSLVLEVDGTACGNTETPFPPGACSVITPDVAQPTKPLTPTPASDQAIPPEPASGRLNQLTPTVSDYSESAQFLSPGPNADTLAQPLTPTLAPSQPSQFLEQLPSPSQACQFLAPKSTAVKAPQSSVLTPDNELFNQPPATECNSNRHMPHPLHSDSVFPPLSADQPIQLANSSQSRESVAPEFNSNPTAFAVNKDLQLPHPASSSNMPPAPDGDQFAQQPVEAPESTLPVNYIDGGGCAFVADRISQTISYAAEAEKLAQALNIDSRVEEFPVVQLANSEEAGTSQGQKGRNIHEASSLLEMHSDVSISGNSEPVEGPSYSIPDTMDMCDGKSNKYSLHPSVRSQKMSEAAETRSPMQPTLIAFTNPIHFFQQGPPSPPTIRHPCREQAVCQGPRWWQQTQRGDAAKKDAEDTVPPAVPRKEGGARHLPLEKCTSCPNKSVLGVDIKEPTSSSKKQEVLSKHRAKSKDWHRQGLRKISIPTDNELEFIASLISSKEEAPAHKEKSDHFDRVKFGEKKLLETAETIKRRRSKLINSSKLLYQEYSDVALNKAIQSQKRADSLTEDLEFKSTDSPRLRRKTISPQDSYLQRLSVSSSTSLWQDIPMVRESTVLLSMTREEQKLQEAKFELIVSEASYLRSLNVAVDHFQHCHELQAVLTNQDKQWLFSRLQDVRDVSANFLFDLEEKLEENMFTFNVCDVALRHAPEFRRVYLPYVTNQTYQEQTFRRLLNDVPAFQQVLERLESDPLCQRLSLKSFLILPFQRITRLKLLLQNILKRTRPGADEEVQATQAYDALEKLIKDCNENVQRMRSTEELIYLSKNMEFECKIFPLISQSRRLVKRGELTALEYNLSLKWKLTTRPIYLHLFNDYLLLSRPRENGRFIVFDFAASSNVRGEKCEMKLHGSSKNLFRLFLLQNNQGKKVEFLFRTETQSEKLRWISALMPQQAEPDLLDDPALLDKLQVQCVRPYKARENDELALEKADIIMVLQQSSDGWFEGVKLSDGERGWFPSDHVEIISSKQARQMNLKEEQRVKYAKQQVFHKR, from the exons ATGGAGTCTGAAGAAATCAAAGGGGAAGATCCTTTCCCCTCAGCAACCCACAAATTCCATGAATCTTCTAACCCTGCACCAGCCAGAAGGCACCGTGATGTCACAGAATTTTTCACCAGGAGTGATGTTTCTGAAGAGAGGGTGGCAGTGACAGCAGAGGATAAAAAGAACTCTTTTTCTCAAGCCCTGCCACTTCTCTTTGTCATGGAAGAACAGATATGGGGCAGATTCCCTAACCCTGCGGAAAGAGAGACATCGGTGGGACTGGAAAGAGTCCAGAGAGATCCAGAGGACTGGGGAGGATTTTCCGAGCAAGAAAATATTCTCAATATACAAACTGTCACTTTGGAGGATAACAAGGAGGCCCCTTTGGATCCCCATCAGAGAGAACTTGAAGCTGCTCATTCCTTAAGTGATCACGAATCTTCCCTTTTCAGTACAGCAACTCTTGAACAGATCTCAAGTATTCCCAGTGAGGTTGCGGTGGGAGAGATAAAAGGTGAAACCCTTGTTCTTGGATTTTCCCAAGCTCTGAACCCCCGTGATGCATTTTCTCAGACACTGTGTGAGGAAACACATTTATCAGGCACTTTTTCTGCTATTGAGGAATCAGCCTCTGACTATCCCCTGGTGAGTCATGATGTTTCAGAGCATCACCAAAATGCTGAGCTTTCCAAAGGCAGATCAGATGAAAATCACTCATCGGAGCTAGAGTCTCAATATGAACTAGAGAAGAGCCATATGCCAAATATGGAAGTCACATGGGAGATTGATGAGAAGATGCCCTTTAAGACCGAAGGagctggggaagaggggaaagtaaGAGAGTTAAAGGGACAAAGAGAAGGTGTGAAATCTTCTGCACTTTTCCAGTTAAGCTTTGAATTTTCTAAGGGTGGGGAAATACATTTAGATGTGCAACAACCAAAGCCTAATGAAATTTTGTCTCTGCCAGACTCCAGTAGAGTAGACAATCATTCAGATATAGGAGAGGAAGTGGAAGAATTGGGACAAAATTCATTTATTTGCACTGTCCTCCatcttgaggaggaggaggatggcatAGGAGGAAGCAAGAATTGTTCACTAAAGGAGACAGTTAAAACAAAGCATGCTACTGGTTGTGATGAAGCAGAATCGTCTCAGGTATCAAAATCATTGGAGTCAGGGTCTGCAGAATTGGAGGCACCAGAGTTGGTAGACACTGAACTAAATGAGGAATGCctggaatggaagggaatggagaaAGAAGTGGAAACGGAGCAGAATAATCTAGAACTGGGACACAAAGGTCAGGAACAACAAGACTGTTGTGTGCACATAAGACAAGCATCAAAgcaaggggcagagagagagataactgccCCACTAGGTTTAAATGCACTACAAATGAACTTGGATCTTCCTGATTTAAACAAGAACTGTTCTTTGGTTGAGGCCGAAGCATTTAATTTCACTTTCAAGGAGCTCTCATCTCCAAATCACGGTCCACAGTGGACACAGGACTCTGGTAACCCACAAATAGCAAAGGCAAGAGCTATGTCGGTATCTGAAGGTATCCCAGTGTGTGAGAGCCCAAGGGCACAGGCTCCAACATGCCCTGGTTCTAGACAATTGGAATCCTCTGGCATCTTTGACCAAGTTGGCCATAACAGCCAAGGCAGCGAGCAACCCCCTGGGGAAGACAGAAGTGCTATTGAAAGAGAGGGCAGCGAGTGTGGTGGTGAAGAGACGAGTGTTGCGAGTCTTGATGGTGAAGGAAGACCACCACCCTGTAGAGATTTGGTAGGAAGTCCTGATTCACAGATTCATCTGTATGATTCTCAGCCTGTGGGTCACCCTGTTGATGGTGAAATCCATATCACTGCCTCATCTCTGGGAGCCTCAACAGAGGCAGATTCTCTGGAGGAAGGGGCTGGCAAGAGAGCCAGAGATGGTACTGTTGTGCCATGTGAAGAATCAGAATCCATACAAGAGCCTGAAAACCAGAATCTACTTAAGCCAGGAGCAGATACACTTTGCACGGAACAACAAACTTTAATCAGTGAATCACCATGTTCATTGGTTCTTGAAGTGGATGGAACAGCATGTGGCAACACGGAGACCCCTTTCCCTCCCGGCGCTTGTTCTGTGATAACCCCAGATGTGGCTCAGCCAACAAAGCCTTTGACCCCAACACCTGCCTCGGATCAGGCCATTCCTCCAGAGCCTGCTTCCGGCCGCTTAAATCAGCTCACGCCAACTGTGTCAGACTACAGTGAGTCTGCTCAGTTTTTAAGCCCTGGACCTAATGCAGACACCCTTGCTCAGCCCCTCACTCCTACTCTTGCACCCAGTCAACCCAGTCAGTTCCTAGAACAACTGCCCTCTCCCAGTCAAGCTTGCCAGTTTTTAGCCCCAAAGTCCACTGCCGTTAAGGCGCCACAGTCTTCAGTCCTGACGCCTGACAATGAACTATTTAATCAACCCCCAGCAACTGAATGCAATTCCAACCGACATATGCCACATCCACTCCATTCTGATTCAGTGTTTCCTCCCCTCAGTGCTGATCAGCCCATTCAACTAGCAAACTCTAGCCAAAGCAGGGAATCTGTAGCTCCTGAGTTTAACTCCAACCCTACAGCCTTTGCTGTTAACAAGGACCTTCAGCTTCCACATCCAGCTTCCAGCTCCAACATGCCTCCAGCTCCTGATGGTGATCAGTTTGCCCAACAACCAGTTGAAGCACCAGAATCTACTCTACCTGTTAACTATATAGATGGGGGTGGCTGTGCGTTTGTTGCCGACCGCATCTCTCAGACCATATCCTATGCTGCTGAAGCAGAAAAGCTTGCCCAGGCTCTAAACATCGACAGCAGAGTTGAAGAATTCCCTGTTGTACAGTTGGCCAATTCAGAAGAGGCAGGTACTTCACAAGGCCAGAAGGGCAGGAATATACACGAAGCATCCAGTCTATTGGAGATGCACTCAGATGTCAGCATTTCAGGAAACAGTGAGCCAGTGGAAGGCCCCTCCTACAGCATTCCTGATACTATGGATATGTGCGATgggaaatcaaataaatacagcCTCCATCCCTCAGTAAGAAGTCAGAAAATGTCTGAAGCTGCAGAGACCAGAAGTCCAATGCAGCCTACACTTATAGCTTTCACCAACCCAATACACTTTTTCCAGCAAGGCCCTCCATCTCCACCAACTATCAGGCACCCATGCAGAGAACAGGCTGTCTGTCAAGGGCCGCGGTGGTGGCAGCAGACCCAGAGAGGAGATGCAGCTAAGAAAGATGCAGAGGACACAGTCCCACCTGCGGTTCCTAGAAAGGAAGGCGGAGCCAGGCACCTACCCTTAGAGAAATGTACTAGTTGTCCAAATAAGAGTGTCCTTGGGGTAGACATAAAAGAACCAACATCCAGTTCAAAGAAACAGGAAGTGCTAAGCAAACACCGAGCAAAAAGCAAAGATTGGCATCGGCAGGGTTTGAGAAAGATCTCCATACCAACAGACAATGAATTAG AGTTCATAGCATCTCTTATCTCGTCAAAGGAGGAAGCCCCTGCACACAAAGAAAAATCAGACCATTTCGACAGAGTGAAATTTGG AGAGAAGAAACTACTAGAAACAGCAGAAACAATCAAACGGCGGCGCTCCAAATTAATCAACTCGT CGAAGCTGCTCTACCAGGAATACAGTGATGTTGCACTGAACAAAGCCATTCAAAGTCAAAAGAGAGCAGATTCCTTGACCGAAGATTTGGAGTTTAAATCCACAGACTCCCCAAGGTTACGAAGAAAAACCATCTCCCCTCAGGATTCCTACCTGCAACGCCTGTCCGTCTCATCCTCGACATCCCTCTGGCAGGACATCCCAATGGTTCGAGAGAGCACTGTGCTGCTGAGCATGACCCGCGAGGAGCAGAAGTTGCAGGAG GCCAAGTTTGAACTGATTGTATCAGAAGCCTCATACCTGCGGAGCTTAAATGTGGCCGTGGACCACTTCCAGCACTGCCACGAACTCCAGGCTGTCTTAACGAATCAAGATAAACAGTGGCTTTTCTCCCGCCTTCAGGATGTACGTGACGTTAGTGCCAA TTTCCTATTTGACCTGGAGGAGAAGCTTGAGGAGAACATGTTCACTTTCAATGTGTGCGACGTGGCTCTGAGGCATGCGCCGGAATTCCGGAGGGTTTACTTGCCGTACGTGACAAACCAGACATACCAGGAGCAGACCTTTCGGCGACTACT GAATGATGTCCCTGCCTTCCAACAGGTTTTGGAGAGACTAGAAAGTGATCCTCTTTGCCAGCGCCTCTCTCTCAAATCCTTCCTCATCCTCCCATTCCAGCGGATCACAAGACTTAAGCTCCTTCTCCAG AACATATTGAAGAGAACTCGGCCTGGTGCCGATGAAGAGGTGCAGGCCACTCAAGCATATGATGCACTTGAGAAG CTTATCAAAGATTGCAATGAAAATGTCCAGCGCATGAGGAGCACCGAGGAGCTAATCTACTTGAGTAAAAATATGGAGTTTGAATGCAAG ATTTTCCCACTCATCTCGCAGTCACGGCGGCTGGTGAAACGTGGGGAACTCACAGCGCTGGAGTACAACTTGAGCTTGAAGTGGAAACTGACCACCCGGCCGATCTACCTGCACCTCTTTAATGACTACCTGCTCCTATCTCGGCCCAGAGA GAATGGGCGCTTTATTGTATTTGATTTTGCTGCTTCCTCCAATGTGCGTGGAGAGAAGTGTGAAATGAAGCTGCACGGCTCAAGCAAAAATCTCTTCCGCCTCTTCCTGCTGCAGAACAATCAGGGGAAAAAAGTGGAGTTCCTCTTCCGTACAGAAACACA GAGTGAGAAGCTGAGGTGGATTTCTGCTCTTATGCCCCAGCAAGCTGAACCTGACCTTTTGGATGACCCTG CTCTCTTAGATAAACTTCAGGTTCAGTGTGTGAGGCCATACAAAGCCCGAGAGAATGATGAGCTGGCACTGGAGAAAGCAGATATTATTATGGTCCTGCAGCAAAGTAGTGACG
- the ARHGEF5 gene encoding rho guanine nucleotide exchange factor 5 isoform X1 — protein sequence MGYKGTKNRMHCYRRRPKKDVPLMESEEIKGEDPFPSATHKFHESSNPAPARRHRDVTEFFTRSDVSEERVAVTAEDKKNSFSQALPLLFVMEEQIWGRFPNPAERETSVGLERVQRDPEDWGGFSEQENILNIQTVTLEDNKEAPLDPHQRELEAAHSLSDHESSLFSTATLEQISSIPSEVAVGEIKGETLVLGFSQALNPRDAFSQTLCEETHLSGTFSAIEESASDYPLVSHDVSEHHQNAELSKGRSDENHSSELESQYELEKSHMPNMEVTWEIDEKMPFKTEGAGEEGKVRELKGQREGVKSSALFQLSFEFSKGGEIHLDVQQPKPNEILSLPDSSRVDNHSDIGEEVEELGQNSFICTVLHLEEEEDGIGGSKNCSLKETVKTKHATGCDEAESSQVSKSLESGSAELEAPELVDTELNEECLEWKGMEKEVETEQNNLELGHKGQEQQDCCVHIRQASKQGAEREITAPLGLNALQMNLDLPDLNKNCSLVEAEAFNFTFKELSSPNHGPQWTQDSGNPQIAKARAMSVSEGIPVCESPRAQAPTCPGSRQLESSGIFDQVGHNSQGSEQPPGEDRSAIEREGSECGGEETSVASLDGEGRPPPCRDLVGSPDSQIHLYDSQPVGHPVDGEIHITASSLGASTEADSLEEGAGKRARDGTVVPCEESESIQEPENQNLLKPGADTLCTEQQTLISESPCSLVLEVDGTACGNTETPFPPGACSVITPDVAQPTKPLTPTPASDQAIPPEPASGRLNQLTPTVSDYSESAQFLSPGPNADTLAQPLTPTLAPSQPSQFLEQLPSPSQACQFLAPKSTAVKAPQSSVLTPDNELFNQPPATECNSNRHMPHPLHSDSVFPPLSADQPIQLANSSQSRESVAPEFNSNPTAFAVNKDLQLPHPASSSNMPPAPDGDQFAQQPVEAPESTLPVNYIDGGGCAFVADRISQTISYAAEAEKLAQALNIDSRVEEFPVVQLANSEEAGTSQGQKGRNIHEASSLLEMHSDVSISGNSEPVEGPSYSIPDTMDMCDGKSNKYSLHPSVRSQKMSEAAETRSPMQPTLIAFTNPIHFFQQGPPSPPTIRHPCREQAVCQGPRWWQQTQRGDAAKKDAEDTVPPAVPRKEGGARHLPLEKCTSCPNKSVLGVDIKEPTSSSKKQEVLSKHRAKSKDWHRQGLRKISIPTDNELEFIASLISSKEEAPAHKEKSDHFDRVKFGEKKLLETAETIKRRRSKLINSSKLLYQEYSDVALNKAIQSQKRADSLTEDLEFKSTDSPRLRRKTISPQDSYLQRLSVSSSTSLWQDIPMVRESTVLLSMTREEQKLQEAKFELIVSEASYLRSLNVAVDHFQHCHELQAVLTNQDKQWLFSRLQDVRDVSANFLFDLEEKLEENMFTFNVCDVALRHAPEFRRVYLPYVTNQTYQEQTFRRLLNDVPAFQQVLERLESDPLCQRLSLKSFLILPFQRITRLKLLLQNILKRTRPGADEEVQATQAYDALEKLIKDCNENVQRMRSTEELIYLSKNMEFECKIFPLISQSRRLVKRGELTALEYNLSLKWKLTTRPIYLHLFNDYLLLSRPRENGRFIVFDFAASSNVRGEKCEMKLHGSSKNLFRLFLLQNNQGKKVEFLFRTETQSEKLRWISALMPQQAEPDLLDDPALLDKLQVQCVRPYKARENDELALEKADIIMVLQQSSDGWFEGVKLSDGERGWFPSDHVEIISSKQARQMNLKEEQRVKYAKQQVFHKR from the exons GATGTGCCACTGATGGAGTCTGAAGAAATCAAAGGGGAAGATCCTTTCCCCTCAGCAACCCACAAATTCCATGAATCTTCTAACCCTGCACCAGCCAGAAGGCACCGTGATGTCACAGAATTTTTCACCAGGAGTGATGTTTCTGAAGAGAGGGTGGCAGTGACAGCAGAGGATAAAAAGAACTCTTTTTCTCAAGCCCTGCCACTTCTCTTTGTCATGGAAGAACAGATATGGGGCAGATTCCCTAACCCTGCGGAAAGAGAGACATCGGTGGGACTGGAAAGAGTCCAGAGAGATCCAGAGGACTGGGGAGGATTTTCCGAGCAAGAAAATATTCTCAATATACAAACTGTCACTTTGGAGGATAACAAGGAGGCCCCTTTGGATCCCCATCAGAGAGAACTTGAAGCTGCTCATTCCTTAAGTGATCACGAATCTTCCCTTTTCAGTACAGCAACTCTTGAACAGATCTCAAGTATTCCCAGTGAGGTTGCGGTGGGAGAGATAAAAGGTGAAACCCTTGTTCTTGGATTTTCCCAAGCTCTGAACCCCCGTGATGCATTTTCTCAGACACTGTGTGAGGAAACACATTTATCAGGCACTTTTTCTGCTATTGAGGAATCAGCCTCTGACTATCCCCTGGTGAGTCATGATGTTTCAGAGCATCACCAAAATGCTGAGCTTTCCAAAGGCAGATCAGATGAAAATCACTCATCGGAGCTAGAGTCTCAATATGAACTAGAGAAGAGCCATATGCCAAATATGGAAGTCACATGGGAGATTGATGAGAAGATGCCCTTTAAGACCGAAGGagctggggaagaggggaaagtaaGAGAGTTAAAGGGACAAAGAGAAGGTGTGAAATCTTCTGCACTTTTCCAGTTAAGCTTTGAATTTTCTAAGGGTGGGGAAATACATTTAGATGTGCAACAACCAAAGCCTAATGAAATTTTGTCTCTGCCAGACTCCAGTAGAGTAGACAATCATTCAGATATAGGAGAGGAAGTGGAAGAATTGGGACAAAATTCATTTATTTGCACTGTCCTCCatcttgaggaggaggaggatggcatAGGAGGAAGCAAGAATTGTTCACTAAAGGAGACAGTTAAAACAAAGCATGCTACTGGTTGTGATGAAGCAGAATCGTCTCAGGTATCAAAATCATTGGAGTCAGGGTCTGCAGAATTGGAGGCACCAGAGTTGGTAGACACTGAACTAAATGAGGAATGCctggaatggaagggaatggagaaAGAAGTGGAAACGGAGCAGAATAATCTAGAACTGGGACACAAAGGTCAGGAACAACAAGACTGTTGTGTGCACATAAGACAAGCATCAAAgcaaggggcagagagagagataactgccCCACTAGGTTTAAATGCACTACAAATGAACTTGGATCTTCCTGATTTAAACAAGAACTGTTCTTTGGTTGAGGCCGAAGCATTTAATTTCACTTTCAAGGAGCTCTCATCTCCAAATCACGGTCCACAGTGGACACAGGACTCTGGTAACCCACAAATAGCAAAGGCAAGAGCTATGTCGGTATCTGAAGGTATCCCAGTGTGTGAGAGCCCAAGGGCACAGGCTCCAACATGCCCTGGTTCTAGACAATTGGAATCCTCTGGCATCTTTGACCAAGTTGGCCATAACAGCCAAGGCAGCGAGCAACCCCCTGGGGAAGACAGAAGTGCTATTGAAAGAGAGGGCAGCGAGTGTGGTGGTGAAGAGACGAGTGTTGCGAGTCTTGATGGTGAAGGAAGACCACCACCCTGTAGAGATTTGGTAGGAAGTCCTGATTCACAGATTCATCTGTATGATTCTCAGCCTGTGGGTCACCCTGTTGATGGTGAAATCCATATCACTGCCTCATCTCTGGGAGCCTCAACAGAGGCAGATTCTCTGGAGGAAGGGGCTGGCAAGAGAGCCAGAGATGGTACTGTTGTGCCATGTGAAGAATCAGAATCCATACAAGAGCCTGAAAACCAGAATCTACTTAAGCCAGGAGCAGATACACTTTGCACGGAACAACAAACTTTAATCAGTGAATCACCATGTTCATTGGTTCTTGAAGTGGATGGAACAGCATGTGGCAACACGGAGACCCCTTTCCCTCCCGGCGCTTGTTCTGTGATAACCCCAGATGTGGCTCAGCCAACAAAGCCTTTGACCCCAACACCTGCCTCGGATCAGGCCATTCCTCCAGAGCCTGCTTCCGGCCGCTTAAATCAGCTCACGCCAACTGTGTCAGACTACAGTGAGTCTGCTCAGTTTTTAAGCCCTGGACCTAATGCAGACACCCTTGCTCAGCCCCTCACTCCTACTCTTGCACCCAGTCAACCCAGTCAGTTCCTAGAACAACTGCCCTCTCCCAGTCAAGCTTGCCAGTTTTTAGCCCCAAAGTCCACTGCCGTTAAGGCGCCACAGTCTTCAGTCCTGACGCCTGACAATGAACTATTTAATCAACCCCCAGCAACTGAATGCAATTCCAACCGACATATGCCACATCCACTCCATTCTGATTCAGTGTTTCCTCCCCTCAGTGCTGATCAGCCCATTCAACTAGCAAACTCTAGCCAAAGCAGGGAATCTGTAGCTCCTGAGTTTAACTCCAACCCTACAGCCTTTGCTGTTAACAAGGACCTTCAGCTTCCACATCCAGCTTCCAGCTCCAACATGCCTCCAGCTCCTGATGGTGATCAGTTTGCCCAACAACCAGTTGAAGCACCAGAATCTACTCTACCTGTTAACTATATAGATGGGGGTGGCTGTGCGTTTGTTGCCGACCGCATCTCTCAGACCATATCCTATGCTGCTGAAGCAGAAAAGCTTGCCCAGGCTCTAAACATCGACAGCAGAGTTGAAGAATTCCCTGTTGTACAGTTGGCCAATTCAGAAGAGGCAGGTACTTCACAAGGCCAGAAGGGCAGGAATATACACGAAGCATCCAGTCTATTGGAGATGCACTCAGATGTCAGCATTTCAGGAAACAGTGAGCCAGTGGAAGGCCCCTCCTACAGCATTCCTGATACTATGGATATGTGCGATgggaaatcaaataaatacagcCTCCATCCCTCAGTAAGAAGTCAGAAAATGTCTGAAGCTGCAGAGACCAGAAGTCCAATGCAGCCTACACTTATAGCTTTCACCAACCCAATACACTTTTTCCAGCAAGGCCCTCCATCTCCACCAACTATCAGGCACCCATGCAGAGAACAGGCTGTCTGTCAAGGGCCGCGGTGGTGGCAGCAGACCCAGAGAGGAGATGCAGCTAAGAAAGATGCAGAGGACACAGTCCCACCTGCGGTTCCTAGAAAGGAAGGCGGAGCCAGGCACCTACCCTTAGAGAAATGTACTAGTTGTCCAAATAAGAGTGTCCTTGGGGTAGACATAAAAGAACCAACATCCAGTTCAAAGAAACAGGAAGTGCTAAGCAAACACCGAGCAAAAAGCAAAGATTGGCATCGGCAGGGTTTGAGAAAGATCTCCATACCAACAGACAATGAATTAG AGTTCATAGCATCTCTTATCTCGTCAAAGGAGGAAGCCCCTGCACACAAAGAAAAATCAGACCATTTCGACAGAGTGAAATTTGG AGAGAAGAAACTACTAGAAACAGCAGAAACAATCAAACGGCGGCGCTCCAAATTAATCAACTCGT CGAAGCTGCTCTACCAGGAATACAGTGATGTTGCACTGAACAAAGCCATTCAAAGTCAAAAGAGAGCAGATTCCTTGACCGAAGATTTGGAGTTTAAATCCACAGACTCCCCAAGGTTACGAAGAAAAACCATCTCCCCTCAGGATTCCTACCTGCAACGCCTGTCCGTCTCATCCTCGACATCCCTCTGGCAGGACATCCCAATGGTTCGAGAGAGCACTGTGCTGCTGAGCATGACCCGCGAGGAGCAGAAGTTGCAGGAG GCCAAGTTTGAACTGATTGTATCAGAAGCCTCATACCTGCGGAGCTTAAATGTGGCCGTGGACCACTTCCAGCACTGCCACGAACTCCAGGCTGTCTTAACGAATCAAGATAAACAGTGGCTTTTCTCCCGCCTTCAGGATGTACGTGACGTTAGTGCCAA TTTCCTATTTGACCTGGAGGAGAAGCTTGAGGAGAACATGTTCACTTTCAATGTGTGCGACGTGGCTCTGAGGCATGCGCCGGAATTCCGGAGGGTTTACTTGCCGTACGTGACAAACCAGACATACCAGGAGCAGACCTTTCGGCGACTACT GAATGATGTCCCTGCCTTCCAACAGGTTTTGGAGAGACTAGAAAGTGATCCTCTTTGCCAGCGCCTCTCTCTCAAATCCTTCCTCATCCTCCCATTCCAGCGGATCACAAGACTTAAGCTCCTTCTCCAG AACATATTGAAGAGAACTCGGCCTGGTGCCGATGAAGAGGTGCAGGCCACTCAAGCATATGATGCACTTGAGAAG CTTATCAAAGATTGCAATGAAAATGTCCAGCGCATGAGGAGCACCGAGGAGCTAATCTACTTGAGTAAAAATATGGAGTTTGAATGCAAG ATTTTCCCACTCATCTCGCAGTCACGGCGGCTGGTGAAACGTGGGGAACTCACAGCGCTGGAGTACAACTTGAGCTTGAAGTGGAAACTGACCACCCGGCCGATCTACCTGCACCTCTTTAATGACTACCTGCTCCTATCTCGGCCCAGAGA GAATGGGCGCTTTATTGTATTTGATTTTGCTGCTTCCTCCAATGTGCGTGGAGAGAAGTGTGAAATGAAGCTGCACGGCTCAAGCAAAAATCTCTTCCGCCTCTTCCTGCTGCAGAACAATCAGGGGAAAAAAGTGGAGTTCCTCTTCCGTACAGAAACACA GAGTGAGAAGCTGAGGTGGATTTCTGCTCTTATGCCCCAGCAAGCTGAACCTGACCTTTTGGATGACCCTG CTCTCTTAGATAAACTTCAGGTTCAGTGTGTGAGGCCATACAAAGCCCGAGAGAATGATGAGCTGGCACTGGAGAAAGCAGATATTATTATGGTCCTGCAGCAAAGTAGTGACG